TGCGCGCATTCTGTGATAAGTGTTCAAAACGCCCCCGCTCAGGCCTGTTGATATTACAATTCCCCTCTCCGTCCCCCCGCTGACCTGCCACCTAACGAGCTCTGCGGTGGTGCTCCTCCAGTAGATCGCGTTGTAGTTGCTGGCGTCCTGATAGCCGACAATTATCCCGGGGTGGGGGTTGTTCCCGGAAACCTCGTCCGCAATGTCCGCCTCCACGATTCTCGCGCCGCTATAAGAGGCACTCCTGATGAGCGCGGCAGAACTCCCCGTATCGTCCAGCCGAACCGCCCGGCTCTTGCTCGGTGGAGTGGTCAGAATCCAATCGCCTGATATCTCCTGCCAGTTGGGAATGTTGGTTCCGTCGTTGTAGGCCTCGAAATCGTCGAAGAACTCAAATGTTGCCTCCCCGCTAGAGACTGATGTTGCGGAGGCGTTTCCATAGTACGCATAAATAATCGCGCTCGAGCGAGAGGGTATGCTGGGCACGCGGACCCAGAAGCAGCTCTCGTTCTCCATATAGTAAGCGAGCTGCTTCTTGCCTTCCTGGTCAGCGAACCTCAAGTCGCCACGGTCCACCCTCATCTTTCCGGCGGTGACCAGCGCCTGTGTGTCGAGTTTAATAAAAATTTGGAAGTCTTTCAGGGTCTCGGCATTGTTTGTGTTGTCGATTGTGATGGGTAGTCTATACAGCCAGCCATAGTCCCACCAGGAGGCGTACCTCTCGCTCGGCCCGTTGCCCCCATCTTCAAGAGCCGCCGCGGCTGGGGTGTGCAGGGAACTGATGAGCATTAATACGGCAAGCAACCAGACCATCACCACTTTCCGAACTCCTGGATTTGAACTCCTTTTCATTGTCAAGCCGTTCAGCCCCCTGTCCTTGGAGGGGAACCAGACGATGGATTAATATTGCGACATTATAATAATTTTGCTATCTCTCCCTATGTTTGAACGGGGGGCCGTTTGTAGGTGGGTTACGAGCGAAAATAATAAAGAACCGCCCGCTCCTCTCATTTTCATGGCCGGGCATCTTCCCCCATGGCTAGAGGGCTGTGTCATCGCTCCGCCCCTCCCGAGCAGGAAGAACCTCGTTTTAAAAGTGAAGTGGAGCGGAAAGACCTGCGCTGCCAAGGTCTTCGGCCCTGGCTCCGGAGGAAGGGCTGCAACGGAGTACAGGGTTCTGGGCTTGTGCAGTGAACACCGGTTGCGCACGCCTCGCCCCATCGTCTTGAGGGACGGGGTGGTCATCATGAGCTGGCTCTCGGGTATGCCGGCGTTCGAAGTCTTCCTCAGCCGCCTGCGGAGTGCGGGTGGAGCGGACTCTCGCGGGAGGGGTGCGGAGTCATTTGAGGTGGAAAGGAGCCAAGTCGCGCCCGTTCTGGACGGTGTCGCGGCCTGGCTGGCCAGGTTCCACCGCGCCTTCAGATGCGAGCTGAGGAGGGGGGACGCCATTCTGAAGAACTTCATCTGCTCTGGAAAGGTGATTTATGGAATCGACTTTGAGGAGGCGAGAGAGGGGGACCCCCTCGAAGACGTGGGGCAGCTCTGTGCCCACATCCTCGCCTCCGGAGAGCGGTTCACGACCCCGCTCTTCGATGCGGCCAGATATTTTACGCTGAGGTACTGGGCCCGCCTCGGCGAGGACAGGTCGAGTGAGCTCCCGCACGCCGTGGCCTCGGGGCTGGAGCATTACGCTCGGTACAGGAAGGACGGTTCCCTGCTGAGGCGGTGGGCGTGGAGAATTCGGGACGAGGGACTGTAGGACGTCTCTTTAAGGGAGCTTTCCGGATCATGTGCCCGACCGTTTGCCCCAATCGCACTGGGGAGCGTCGGGCACAGCAGGCGAGGTGGCATGGCACCAAGCTTCCGGGCAGCACAGGCCCGTGCTGCCCGCCCGCGAAGCCTTCTTATTCCAATTTTCTTTGCACCAATAGCACAGATAAGAAAATTGGCCAGGTGCCGGCCGTAAGCCCCCTTCTGTTCTGGCGACATTCGACTGAGCGCCCCACTCGACGGTCACGGGCAGCTCATCCCGTCCTTTCGGGCTTGCTCCGGCAGGGAAGGCCGTTTCATCAATTCCGCGCGATCTCGACTCCGCGGCGGCCGCATCATCGCTCCCGCGCGGCTGTGTCGTTTCTGCGCGTTAACCGGGACTCTCGCCCCTCCGGCTTGCGCCGGACCGCCTCGCCCTGTGGAGGGGGGACTTTCCTCAGCGCCCTCTCGGGCACCGTCGGTCGCCCACCGGCTCCTGGCATTGCGATATTAGTATGGTGATAAATAATCATTATGGAGGCTTCTTTGGTCCGAGCCCGCCAAGAATTGATGTGTCTCTTTTTACGGGGGCCCGGTGGTTCCGGACGGGCACATCATCCTGCGGAGAGCGAGCCTCAGCTCACCGCATAGATGCCGACTACGGTCCCCATTCATTATCGCTCGAGAATATCTCTTCTCCACGAAAGCTACGAGCTCTTTGCCCCTGCGCTTCCACAAGTCCAACTCACCAGCGCCAACTGCAAAAACAAGCACATACCCCCCTCTAACCAACAGCAAACGCCTCGTCTCCGATTGAATCACTTTTGTCTCATCCTTATCTGTCCCCTCTTTCTCCATGATTTCCTGGATGGTCTGGAGGGTCGCCCTGAGAAGCACACTATTCATCATATCTCTATCGGAAATAGTTTCTCGCGCAATCAACTCCCCCATCTCCCGAGACGAGGAGAGCCTCATGGACCCCGGCCGGCTCCTCTCTCGCGCTTTGAAGCAGATGCCCAAGAGTACTTGGATGGTCTACTGTAAAGGTCGCTGGAGACTCCCGAACGTGAGCGGGAGCATCCGCTCGAGCTCCGACATCTTGAGAGCTCCATGCCTCGTCAGCGTCAGCATTATAACAAGCCTTCCGGGATGCGAGACCACTCGCTTCCCGCTCAAGAGCTCATGAATGGCTCTGTCGTTCATCCATCGCACCCTTTCATTTTAAGGCGTCTCCTTAAGCTCCGCCATGCCCAGATATATGATAGGAAGGCCACTGAAGAAAATATTACGAAGCCTGAGAGGGGGAGAAAGTATTCACAGAGTAGGGTGGAGGGAAGGGTTAGGAGCATAGCCCCTCCCGTCGCTCTTTGCTTTCTGGAGCCATCAAGGCCGGATATTGACATTAGGAGATCGCCCAGGCCCACAGCAAGCTGAATACCGGGGGGAATTCCGAACAATGGTGTGAGGGCATGGATGAAGTAAATCAGAGCGATGGCCAAAATGGATGAGACAATCCATCCAAGGAGTGTACTCTTTTCAAGGTTCTTGAAGAGAACCTCAAGTTTGCTCCGGTGTTCAGGGGGCATGCGCGCCAGTGACAGTGTCATAGAGGCCTGGGCTGCTTGAATGATTTTTATGAATATAAGAAGGGTAATGATTGTTCAGAAGGCTGCATGCAGCGCTCACTCCGAGGGGGATTTAAAAAAGATATGGATGAGGAGAGAGATTCCTCCACCCATGAGCATTCCGATGACTCAAAAGAGGTAGGCCTACGCCCCCGCTTCTGTTGAAACTCTCTCTAGGCAACTGTCGATGTCCCCAATTCCTTCGAGAAGCCTCGCGTCCTCCCGGCGGTTCCTCGTCTCTGGGATGCCCCTACACTCGCCTCTCATCTTCAATGCGCGGGAGGGAAAATAAATGGTGCAGAAACTCTATTTCGCAGAGTCGCGCGACTCCTAGTCTCCGGTTCTGAACCGGATGAATCTCTTCCCAATCTCTTCCCAACATCGAGCGAAGCCTTTTTCCCCGGTAATGATTCAATGTCCCTTTATTTGTCCACCAATCTGGATTTCTTTATAAAATATACCCCGCTTCCTCCGCTCCAAAGAATCTCGGCTTCCAGAATCTCGAGCCGTTTTTTAAACATCGGGGCGTCGAGAACGAGCGTCTCGAACTCCCCGCCCTCGCCGGCGAGTGAGAACCGGTGCCTCTCGCTCAACTCCCCCAGCTCCTCAATTGCAGACACGTCGAGTTGCCTTCCCAGCCATCCCGGGCCGAGACCCTCCGCGGCCACGGCGCTCACAATAACTTTGAACTTCCGCCGAACCATCTCAGCCAGAAGCTCTCGAGCTTCACTCCCCCAGAGCGGGCTCAAGCTCGCTAATCCAAGCTCGCTGGATATCCTGTCTATCCTCCTCTTCTGGTAGCTGGAGGCCACGGCCCCGCTGAGCACGCCCTCGATTCTGTACCTCTCAACGGCCTCTCTCAGCGCTTCCCTCAAGTCCCCGAGCTCCGCCTCCCTCTCGCCCTCGGTCTCACGGTAGATGATGGGGAGACCCATCGCCTCCGCCTGGAGCGGCGCAAGATGGATGTTGGCGACATGAAACATATAGGATTCCGGGTTTTTCGAGGCTAGAGTGACCAGAGCGGAGACCTCGTGCCCCTCCTCACCTGCGAGATGGATGGACAAGGTCGAGTCCTTCCCCCCCGAGAAAAGCCCCGCGAGCCTCACGCTCCCCGAAAACCGCCGAGGGGTGTATAAACCTATGGAGTTCTTTTATCCTGTGAAAATATATATCATATAGAGGCAGATTGGGGAGCATGCACCGGGGGTGTTGATTTCCCGGGTCCGGGGGGCTAGCGACGAAGAGGAGGGCGTCGGTGGTTTTCAGAGGCCGAGTCCAGGGCGTGTGGTTCAGGGCCAACACCCGAGACAAAGCTACGGCCGCCGGCCTGAGCGGGTGGGTCCGCAATCTCCCCGACGGCTCCGTGGAGGCGGTTTTCGAGGGAGAGGAAGAAGTCATCCAGCGAGTCTTGGCCGAGATTCGATCCGGGGAGGGCATGGGCGCGGCCCGCGTGACCGACATGAAGGTCGAGTGGTCGGAGTTCAGGGGCGAGTTCAGCGAGTTCACTGTGAGAAGGTGAGGAAGGAATTCAGTTCCGGTGGTAGCGGGAGGGGGTGGAGGGTGCGGCGGCGGAATTGCTGAGAATGCGGGTGTGAGAGAGGGTCCGGGGAGATGGAATGCAGGGCGGCAATGTGTGGGCGGAGGGGAGGGGCGACTCGACTAGGGCGAACAGCCATAGGGGCCCGAGGGCGCTGGCCTTCTCTTGTAGCCCTAGGGGCCGGAGGGGGGCGACGGAACTTGTGCTCAGGAGCTTTATCAGAGGCTTTGAAGAAAGCGGGGGGGTCGCGCGCCTCCTGAACCCCTACGAGCTCAATATCGAGCCATGCAGGGGCTGCTTCGCTTGCTGGACCCGCACACGGGGGAGGTGCGTGATTGATGACGACATGGCGCGTGTCCTTGATGGTATTCAAAATGCGGACGCCATAATCCTCGCAACCCCAGTATACCATTTCACATTCTCCGAGGGAATGAAGAGGCTTCTCGAGAGAACGATGCCCCTGCTCGAGCCTCGCGTTCAGCTCTCTCCAGACGGCCGGACCCGTCACCGCAGGCTCGGCCCCCGGGGCCAGTGGGCGGTCCTCATCGCAACCTGCGGTCTCCCCGAGCTCGAAGTATTCGATTCACTGCTACTGGCCTTCAGGGAGATTTGCGACATGATGGAGTGGAATCTGCGTGCCGTGGTCCTGAGAACAATGGCGGGGCTCCTCCTCTCCAAGGATGAGCGCCACCGCGATAAAATCGAGGCTTACCTGCAGCTCGTCAGAAGCGCGGGCAAAAAGGTTGCGGGCGGGGAGGTGCTCGAATCGGGATTCCGAGCGCATCTCGAGGCGGAACTCCTCCCCCGGGAGCAGTATCTCGAGGCCACGAACAGATTCCTGGGACTCTCTCCTTAGTGGCGCGGCCTGGCTCGCCCACGCTCCTACACTGGGCGAAGGCTCGGGAACTCGGTGAAATCTGGCCCCGGGCCCTAGACGCATCTGACCCACCTCCCGGGAGCGAGGGAAATAGGGCATAATTGGTCGATTCCCGGGATACTATTAATACGCCGGAAATCGTTATTGGGTCGATGAGGCTCGAGATAGACGGCTGGGCGACTGGCCTAAGGTTCTCGGCCTGCCACTTCCTTCCCGGCCATAGGAAGT
This window of the Thermoplasmata archaeon genome carries:
- a CDS encoding DUF2341 domain-containing protein, with amino-acid sequence MVWLLAVLMLISSLHTPAAAALEDGGNGPSERYASWWDYGWLYRLPITIDNTNNAETLKDFQIFIKLDTQALVTAGKMRVDRGDLRFADQEGKKQLAYYMENESCFWVRVPSIPSRSSAIIYAYYGNASATSVSSGEATFEFFDDFEAYNDGTNIPNWQEISGDWILTTPPSKSRAVRLDDTGSSAALIRSASYSGARIVEADIADEVSGNNPHPGIIVGYQDASNYNAIYWRSTTAELVRWQVSGGTERGIVISTGLSGGVLNTYHRMRATIDASGNVVNINFLSYNANPGFSVQTTGVGLWQHRNNDEVGWCDNFRVRKYTPVEPAVRIGQEERSVRFTSFSVTPSLLNEGDWIEINATFENPALDEIKIRVSLHDGESFESSREICATELPLAPQAETEVNFKWIPDGGSHTVWLALMGTPLASRTLYVNRYPVLSPIMDQVASQGKNFKLLIFAEDADGDRLNWTEDCPLFDITPRGDQSAEINFTPTNDDIGNYTVNITVSDP
- a CDS encoding acylphosphatase, with translation MVFRGRVQGVWFRANTRDKATAAGLSGWVRNLPDGSVEAVFEGEEEVIQRVLAEIRSGEGMGAARVTDMKVEWSEFRGEFSEFTVRR
- a CDS encoding flavodoxin family protein is translated as MQGGNVWAEGRGDSTRANSHRGPRALAFSCSPRGRRGATELVLRSFIRGFEESGGVARLLNPYELNIEPCRGCFACWTRTRGRCVIDDDMARVLDGIQNADAIILATPVYHFTFSEGMKRLLERTMPLLEPRVQLSPDGRTRHRRLGPRGQWAVLIATCGLPELEVFDSLLLAFREICDMMEWNLRAVVLRTMAGLLLSKDERHRDKIEAYLQLVRSAGKKVAGGEVLESGFRAHLEAELLPREQYLEATNRFLGLSP
- a CDS encoding TIGR00289 family protein, with protein sequence MRLAGLFSGGKDSTLSIHLAGEEGHEVSALVTLASKNPESYMFHVANIHLAPLQAEAMGLPIIYRETEGEREAELGDLREALREAVERYRIEGVLSGAVASSYQKRRIDRISSELGLASLSPLWGSEARELLAEMVRRKFKVIVSAVAAEGLGPGWLGRQLDVSAIEELGELSERHRFSLAGEGGEFETLVLDAPMFKKRLEILEAEILWSGGSGVYFIKKSRLVDK